One segment of Gordonia terrae DNA contains the following:
- a CDS encoding organic hydroperoxide resistance protein produces MAIEPVYTISSKASGGGRDGEVVSASGQIDLDLRPPKELGGNGEGTNPEELFSAGYAACFLSALRATAKQADTPVPDGATVDVTVGIGKDPADNGFGLTVAIEVSLPGLDEAKAKELADLAYTFCPYSKATKGNIDSAVTVRV; encoded by the coding sequence ATGGCAATCGAACCGGTGTACACCATCTCGTCGAAGGCGTCCGGCGGTGGACGCGACGGCGAAGTCGTCTCGGCAAGCGGCCAGATCGACCTGGACCTGCGCCCGCCGAAGGAACTCGGTGGCAACGGCGAGGGAACCAATCCGGAGGAGTTGTTCTCCGCGGGCTACGCGGCCTGCTTCCTGAGCGCGCTTCGTGCCACGGCCAAGCAGGCGGACACCCCGGTCCCCGACGGGGCAACCGTGGACGTGACCGTCGGAATCGGGAAAGACCCCGCGGACAACGGATTCGGGCTCACCGTCGCCATCGAGGTGTCGCTGCCCGGCCTCGACGAGGCCAAGGCCAAGGAGCTCGCCGACCTCGCGTACACGTTCTGCCCGTACTCGAAGGCGACCAAGGGCAACATCGACTCCGCGGTCACCGTCCGCGTCTGA
- a CDS encoding FAD-binding oxidoreductase encodes MSETMTATTTRVLDRLAGGLAPSALRTTPESWIDRLRDIAPFCAAGEPIALVSATTTDEVSHVLSVANAERVPVVCQGALTGAAGAANAVDGCILLSFEKMDRILEIDPVEQIAVVQPGTVNSTLAAAVAELGLFYPPDPGSWEMSTIGGNVATNAGGMCCVKYGVTADYIRALEFVLPGGRVMRTGRRTAKGVAGYDLTHLLTGSEGTLAAITEITVALLPEREESLTAVGMFPTVRAAAEAVAAVQATGRRPSMLELLDGPSIAIISDFRDVGLPDSGAVLLIRSDRGVRAAEDLGVFEECFLSSGADEVYTASDSQEADMLMETRRLLGPAIAAQGSPLADDVCVPVSALASLVDGVAEIGRRHDVRAICPGHAGDGNLHPAIFYDDDSVDRAFQAFGEIMDLGLSLGGTITGEHGVGLLKKSFLRRELTAEMLDLHRGVKAAFDPNGILNPGKVFD; translated from the coding sequence GTGTCTGAAACGATGACGGCGACGACGACCCGGGTTCTCGATCGCCTTGCCGGTGGGCTGGCCCCGTCGGCGCTCCGGACCACTCCCGAGTCCTGGATCGACCGACTGCGCGACATCGCCCCGTTCTGCGCCGCCGGTGAACCGATCGCACTCGTCTCGGCGACCACCACCGACGAAGTCTCCCACGTTCTCTCGGTCGCGAACGCCGAGCGCGTTCCCGTCGTGTGTCAAGGCGCGTTGACCGGCGCCGCCGGCGCGGCGAACGCTGTCGACGGGTGCATCCTGCTCTCCTTCGAGAAGATGGACCGCATCCTGGAGATAGACCCGGTCGAACAGATCGCGGTCGTCCAACCCGGGACGGTCAACTCGACACTCGCGGCGGCCGTCGCCGAGCTCGGCCTGTTCTATCCTCCTGACCCAGGGTCGTGGGAGATGTCCACCATCGGGGGAAACGTCGCCACCAACGCGGGCGGAATGTGTTGCGTGAAGTATGGAGTCACCGCCGACTACATCCGTGCCCTCGAGTTCGTCCTCCCCGGTGGTCGGGTCATGCGCACCGGACGCCGAACCGCGAAAGGCGTTGCCGGTTACGATCTCACCCACCTGCTGACCGGTTCGGAAGGAACGCTGGCCGCGATCACCGAGATCACCGTTGCGCTCCTGCCCGAGCGTGAGGAGTCGCTGACCGCAGTCGGGATGTTCCCCACGGTTCGTGCGGCGGCCGAAGCCGTTGCCGCCGTGCAGGCGACCGGTCGCCGGCCTTCGATGCTCGAGTTGCTCGACGGCCCGAGCATCGCGATCATCTCGGACTTTCGCGATGTTGGTCTTCCGGACTCCGGCGCCGTACTCCTCATCCGCTCCGATCGGGGAGTTCGCGCAGCAGAAGACCTGGGAGTCTTCGAGGAATGCTTCCTCTCGTCCGGCGCCGACGAGGTCTACACCGCGTCGGATTCCCAGGAAGCGGACATGCTGATGGAGACGCGGCGCCTCCTGGGCCCCGCGATCGCAGCCCAGGGCAGCCCGCTGGCCGACGACGTGTGCGTTCCGGTCAGTGCTCTCGCCTCACTCGTCGACGGTGTCGCCGAGATCGGCCGACGCCACGACGTCCGGGCCATCTGCCCCGGTCACGCCGGAGACGGCAACCTCCATCCGGCCATCTTCTATGACGACGACAGTGTGGACCGGGCGTTCCAGGCGTTCGGAGAGATCATGGATCTCGGACTCTCGCTGGGCGGCACGATCACCGGCGAGCACGGCGTGGGCCTGCTCAAGAAGTCGTTCCTGCGACGAGAACTCACAGCGGAGATGCTCGATCTGCACCGAGGCGTGAAGGCGGCTTTCGACCCGAACGGAATCCTCAACCCGGGCAAGGTCTTCGACTGA
- a CDS encoding signal peptidase I, with product MSHRHNDTRSTTESDPSRTGPWWWVSTIVTWLLVFAVSALVLALVVIPLVGNAQPYTVLTESMRPTYPPGTLVVVRDSDTNRLPVGEVITYQIRSGEPAVVTHRIIATGMDSTGGRTYTTQGDNNPQPDPGSVEPAQIRGAVWYSIPYLGYVNNWLTGDTRVLVVTVMAGALGLYAAVQLVGAVVDRRRVSTGSAPR from the coding sequence ATGAGCCACCGGCACAACGACACTCGGTCGACCACGGAGTCGGATCCGTCGCGCACCGGACCATGGTGGTGGGTCAGCACGATCGTCACCTGGCTACTCGTGTTCGCGGTCTCGGCACTGGTCCTGGCGCTCGTCGTGATCCCACTCGTCGGCAACGCCCAGCCGTACACGGTGCTGACGGAGTCGATGCGACCCACCTACCCGCCGGGCACGCTGGTCGTGGTCCGGGACTCGGACACGAACCGCCTGCCGGTCGGCGAGGTGATCACCTACCAGATCCGGTCGGGCGAACCCGCAGTCGTCACGCATCGGATCATCGCCACGGGCATGGACAGTACCGGCGGACGTACGTATACGACGCAGGGCGACAACAACCCACAGCCCGACCCCGGGTCCGTGGAGCCGGCCCAGATCCGCGGAGCGGTGTGGTACTCGATCCCGTACCTCGGTTACGTCAACAACTGGCTCACCGGAGACACTCGCGTTCTGGTGGTGACCGTCATGGCGGGCGCCCTCGGGCTCTATGCCGCCGTTCAGCTCGTCGGTGCGGTCGTCGACAGGCGGCGGGTGTCGACCGGATCCGCGCCGCGATGA
- a CDS encoding DUF2252 domain-containing protein: MATSLSTLPTAAELAACPTPTERADPLKILAAQAQTRVADLIPVRHARMSATPFTFYRGAAAVMSDDLSRTPDTGIITQLCGDAHLSNLGLFFSPERRMVFDLNDFDETHVGPFEWDVKRLAASFAIAGRNNGFDDAINRKVAKTVAKSYRRAIARSATQTTLENWYAGIDADDFLTDFGPKLDTSMSERTQKALEKARHRDSAQALAKLCVIDADGTAHIRSDPPLLVPLHERFPAETADVVAERVRERISAYRDTVPLHVAALLDQFEIVDIAFKVVGVGSVGTRAWIILLTGKEMGDPLFLQVKEAQRSVLADHVPASGFDNQGQRVVEGQRLLQATSDLFLGWSTGTDENGERRDFYVRQLRDGKGSVVVEALSPEGMKLYAQLCGLVLGQAHARTASRFRIAEYLETTKGFGEAIAEFSIGYADLNDSDHSRMMEAIGRGELEVYDLVAEGKS; encoded by the coding sequence GTGGCGACATCCCTCTCCACCCTGCCCACCGCTGCCGAACTCGCCGCGTGCCCCACGCCGACCGAGCGCGCCGACCCGCTGAAAATCCTGGCGGCGCAGGCACAGACCCGGGTCGCCGACCTGATCCCGGTGCGGCACGCCCGGATGTCGGCCACCCCGTTCACCTTCTACCGCGGTGCGGCCGCGGTGATGTCCGACGATCTGTCGCGAACCCCGGACACCGGGATCATCACGCAACTCTGTGGCGACGCACACCTCAGCAATCTCGGTCTCTTCTTCAGCCCCGAACGTCGAATGGTGTTCGACCTCAACGACTTCGACGAGACGCACGTCGGCCCGTTCGAGTGGGACGTCAAACGCCTCGCGGCGAGCTTCGCGATCGCCGGACGCAACAACGGATTCGACGACGCGATCAACCGCAAGGTCGCCAAGACCGTCGCCAAGTCGTACCGGCGGGCCATCGCGCGCAGCGCCACGCAGACGACGCTCGAGAACTGGTACGCCGGCATCGACGCCGACGACTTCCTGACGGATTTCGGTCCGAAGCTCGACACGTCGATGAGTGAGCGTACGCAGAAGGCCCTCGAGAAGGCGCGTCACCGCGACAGTGCCCAGGCCCTTGCGAAGCTCTGCGTGATCGACGCCGACGGTACGGCGCACATCCGCAGTGACCCTCCGCTTCTGGTGCCCCTGCACGAACGGTTCCCGGCGGAGACCGCCGACGTCGTCGCGGAGCGGGTCCGCGAGCGGATCAGTGCCTACCGCGACACCGTGCCCCTGCACGTGGCGGCGCTCCTCGACCAGTTCGAGATCGTCGACATCGCGTTCAAGGTGGTGGGAGTCGGCAGCGTCGGTACGCGGGCATGGATCATCCTGCTCACCGGCAAGGAGATGGGTGACCCGCTCTTCCTCCAGGTCAAGGAAGCGCAACGCTCGGTTCTCGCCGACCATGTGCCTGCGTCCGGCTTCGACAACCAGGGCCAGCGGGTGGTCGAGGGTCAGCGACTGCTCCAGGCGACCAGCGATCTGTTCCTCGGCTGGTCGACGGGGACCGACGAGAACGGCGAGCGACGCGACTTCTACGTGCGCCAACTGCGGGATGGCAAGGGTTCGGTGGTCGTCGAGGCCCTGAGCCCGGAGGGCATGAAGTTGTATGCGCAGTTGTGCGGTCTGGTCCTGGGTCAGGCGCATGCGCGCACCGCGAGCCGCTTCCGGATCGCCGAGTACCTGGAGACCACCAAGGGCTTCGGCGAGGCCATCGCCGAGTTCTCGATCGGCTACGCGGATCTCAACGACTCCGACCATTCGAGGATGATGGAGGCCATCGGCCGCGGCGAACTCGAGGTGTACGACCTGGTGGCCGAGGGAAAGAGCTGA
- a CDS encoding signal peptidase I: MSEPVTPGRRPGRGTDVALSVGAVAGVVCMCLALSAVLFGITPLVFRSGSMEPAIPVGSLALAREVPAGAVEPGDVVSVIADNGNRITHRVVNADAGAGNSVSLVLKGDANTEPDLIPYVVTDVERVLADVPYLGYAVAWSSTPAARAAGIVLAVWLLVAVFGPHRRRRNSGRHRATTPPPGLPGRATHAGMSMFLVGALSATLIVALPPGAARAGVTDRTVGQVTMTLGTAPRPASFTCATQGTLLTSALLSWPVVGPAFGYRLEFRATTTGLLLSTQDLPAQASGTVSYTVSAGLLDLLPSSTTVHLVSRVGNFWISPSPTLTHRITKAVLSSSCATPGTVTSPGAAPGRQARTAPSVSSTTPSESGSPSSASQTPGSSSTEPSTDPASPTDGPPTSTPTTPTTSPATRESEVGQAVPDVSRTSEPTTADGYR; this comes from the coding sequence ATGTCTGAGCCCGTCACCCCCGGTCGCCGGCCCGGGCGAGGAACCGACGTCGCGCTGAGCGTCGGTGCCGTCGCAGGCGTGGTCTGTATGTGCCTGGCCCTGTCGGCCGTGCTGTTCGGCATCACACCACTCGTCTTCCGGTCCGGATCGATGGAGCCGGCGATCCCCGTCGGTTCCCTCGCCCTCGCTCGCGAGGTCCCGGCCGGCGCGGTCGAGCCGGGTGACGTCGTGAGCGTGATCGCCGACAACGGCAATCGGATCACCCACCGGGTGGTGAATGCGGATGCCGGCGCGGGCAATTCGGTGTCGCTCGTACTGAAGGGTGACGCGAACACCGAACCCGATCTCATCCCGTATGTCGTCACCGACGTCGAGCGCGTGCTGGCCGATGTCCCCTATCTCGGTTATGCCGTCGCGTGGTCGTCGACGCCCGCTGCCCGCGCGGCGGGCATCGTCCTGGCGGTCTGGCTGCTCGTCGCGGTGTTCGGACCCCACCGGCGCAGACGCAACAGCGGTCGGCACCGGGCGACCACTCCGCCCCCCGGCCTCCCCGGACGCGCCACGCATGCCGGGATGTCGATGTTCCTCGTCGGTGCGCTGTCGGCGACGTTGATCGTCGCGTTGCCGCCCGGTGCCGCCCGAGCGGGGGTGACGGACCGGACCGTCGGCCAGGTGACGATGACGCTGGGCACCGCGCCCCGGCCGGCGAGCTTCACCTGTGCGACCCAGGGAACACTGCTGACGAGCGCCCTCTTGAGCTGGCCGGTGGTCGGGCCCGCGTTCGGTTACCGGCTCGAGTTCCGGGCCACGACGACCGGTCTCCTGCTCAGTACCCAGGACCTACCGGCCCAGGCGTCGGGGACCGTCAGCTACACGGTGAGTGCGGGTCTCCTGGATCTGCTCCCCAGCTCGACGACGGTTCATCTCGTCTCCCGCGTGGGGAACTTCTGGATCTCGCCGAGTCCCACACTGACCCATCGGATCACGAAGGCTGTCTTGAGTTCGTCGTGCGCGACGCCGGGGACGGTGACGAGTCCCGGGGCAGCACCCGGACGTCAGGCCCGCACCGCCCCGTCCGTGTCGAGCACGACCCCGAGCGAATCCGGCTCGCCGAGTTCGGCGTCGCAGACCCCGGGATCATCGTCGACCGAGCCGTCCACGGACCCGGCCTCACCGACCGATGGCCCACCGACCTCGACGCCCACGACGCCGACCACTTCCCCGGCGACACGCGAATCCGAAGTCGGACAGGCAGTTCCCGATGTATCGCGAACCTCGGAGCCGACAACGGCCGACGGGTATCGCTGA
- a CDS encoding Dps family protein, whose amino-acid sequence MTTTPITSTLTDEQQSVAGKALQDTLVDLIDLSLIAKQAHWNVVGKQFRSVHLDLDELVTVSREFTDAAAERATAIGVSPDGRAETVAKTAHTKGFGEGWTKDSDVVEAIVDNLKAVVAGLRERIGVTEEADPVTQDLLISFASKLEQLHWMWQAQIA is encoded by the coding sequence ATGACCACTACTCCGATCACCAGCACACTCACCGACGAGCAGCAGTCCGTCGCCGGAAAGGCGTTGCAGGACACTCTCGTCGATCTCATCGACTTGTCGCTTATCGCGAAGCAGGCGCACTGGAACGTGGTCGGCAAGCAGTTCCGATCGGTGCATCTCGACCTCGATGAGCTGGTCACGGTGTCCCGGGAGTTCACCGATGCGGCGGCCGAACGGGCCACCGCGATCGGCGTGAGCCCCGACGGCCGTGCCGAGACCGTCGCGAAGACCGCCCACACCAAGGGATTCGGTGAGGGATGGACCAAGGACAGTGACGTCGTCGAGGCGATCGTCGACAATCTCAAGGCAGTCGTCGCGGGTCTCCGCGAGCGAATCGGGGTCACCGAGGAGGCCGATCCGGTCACCCAGGATCTGCTGATCTCGTTCGCCTCGAAGCTCGAGCAGCTGCACTGGATGTGGCAGGCGCAGATCGCCTAG
- a CDS encoding dipeptidase, which yields MESTARENDRDVELRDQVAALMPQARSDLAEMVGFRSVHDPHQFPVEECDGMVDWLLSAFRDVGVEDIAAHVTSDGSKAVTGSIPGPEGAPTVLLYFHHDVQPPLGDDEWDSPVWELTERDGRWFGRGAADCKGNIAVHLTALRALAGCAGVTVKIIGEGSEEQGTGGLEDFAVRNPELLAADAILIADSGNFAVGKPSLTTTLRGIANIVVSVETLGSAMHSGMFGGAAPDALAALISMLATLRDERGNTTVSGLDADARWSGVSYPSERFRGDATVLDGVELVGSGSVSDMVWARPAATVLGIDCPPVVGSSAAVQPRARARINLRVPPGMDPMHAQDALIEHLRRVTPWNARVSFEREAVGAPFVGSTSGPAYDTLTDAMSTAYGSEVLIQGQGGSIPLCNVLQSLYPDAEIMLFGVEEPRCLIHAPNESVDPSEIERIALAEAIFLRDFTYR from the coding sequence GTGGAATCGACTGCGCGAGAAAACGACAGGGACGTCGAACTGCGTGACCAGGTGGCCGCGCTGATGCCGCAGGCGAGGTCAGATCTCGCGGAGATGGTCGGTTTCCGGTCGGTGCACGATCCGCATCAGTTCCCCGTCGAGGAGTGCGACGGGATGGTCGACTGGCTGCTGTCGGCGTTCCGGGATGTCGGCGTGGAGGACATCGCCGCACATGTCACGAGCGACGGGAGCAAGGCGGTCACCGGATCGATTCCCGGCCCGGAGGGCGCACCGACCGTCCTGCTCTACTTTCACCACGACGTCCAACCGCCCCTCGGTGACGATGAGTGGGATTCTCCGGTGTGGGAATTGACCGAGCGCGACGGTCGCTGGTTCGGGCGCGGAGCGGCGGACTGCAAAGGCAACATCGCGGTACACCTCACCGCGCTGCGGGCACTTGCCGGCTGTGCCGGGGTGACGGTGAAGATCATCGGTGAGGGCTCGGAGGAGCAGGGGACCGGCGGCCTCGAGGACTTCGCGGTCCGGAATCCGGAACTGCTTGCGGCCGATGCCATCCTGATCGCGGACTCCGGCAACTTCGCCGTCGGGAAACCGAGCCTGACGACCACCCTGCGGGGTATCGCGAACATCGTGGTGTCGGTGGAGACGCTCGGGTCGGCCATGCACTCCGGGATGTTCGGCGGCGCCGCGCCGGATGCCCTCGCCGCCCTCATCTCGATGCTCGCCACCCTGCGTGACGAGCGCGGCAACACCACCGTCAGTGGACTCGACGCCGACGCCCGCTGGTCTGGGGTGTCCTACCCGTCCGAGCGATTCCGTGGCGATGCAACGGTTCTCGACGGGGTCGAACTGGTCGGATCGGGATCGGTGTCGGACATGGTGTGGGCGCGTCCGGCCGCCACGGTGCTCGGTATCGACTGCCCACCGGTGGTCGGATCGTCGGCGGCCGTGCAGCCGCGGGCGCGGGCGCGGATCAATCTCCGGGTGCCGCCGGGGATGGACCCCATGCATGCGCAGGACGCACTGATCGAGCATCTCCGCCGGGTCACGCCCTGGAACGCACGGGTGTCCTTCGAACGCGAGGCGGTCGGGGCGCCGTTCGTCGGGTCCACCAGCGGCCCGGCGTACGACACACTCACCGACGCGATGTCGACCGCCTACGGCAGTGAGGTGCTGATCCAGGGACAGGGCGGGTCGATCCCGTTGTGCAACGTTCTCCAGTCGCTGTACCCCGACGCCGAGATCATGCTCTTCGGTGTCGAGGAGCCGCGCTGCCTGATCCACGCACCCAACGAGAGCGTCGACCCTTCGGAGATCGAACGGATCGCGCTGGCCGAGGCCATCTTCCTGCGCGACTTCACCTACCGCTGA
- a CDS encoding lipase family protein produces the protein MTHRRTSRRVVGVVGALVAACAASLLPAAAGTAAAADFYSPPARYASEPGSVIRSQSSPLLLQIPGMAGQWPGTARTVMYTSRRSDGTPVPVTGTVVEPTAPWRGKGPRPTLVVGSGTIGQGDQCAPSKLMGLPMAVDLTKPSISVNYTAPEMYYMLVHGVRVFVTDYVGMGTPGVHTYVNRAESGQAMLDGARAALDLSGAPADAPVGFAGYSQGGGAAASAAELAETYAPELNVRATYAGAPPADLEKVIPAIDGTTIAGAIGFAINGLTERYPNVADVVRRETNPTGKAALKQISTSCIGDIIPAFGFRRVETWTRTGETLSALIARSPGLQDVVRQQRIGRLKPNAPVFVEGGLHDDVIPYGQVAQLAADWRAQGADVTFVTDPTPPILTKSIVNHVVPMLGTFVPGMEFVLTEFRK, from the coding sequence ATGACTCATCGCAGGACATCGAGACGTGTCGTCGGTGTCGTCGGCGCGCTGGTGGCGGCCTGTGCCGCATCCTTGCTTCCGGCTGCGGCCGGTACCGCTGCCGCGGCGGATTTCTACAGCCCACCGGCCCGGTATGCATCCGAGCCGGGTTCAGTGATCCGCAGCCAGTCGAGTCCGCTGCTGCTCCAGATCCCCGGGATGGCCGGTCAGTGGCCGGGGACGGCGCGCACCGTGATGTACACCTCGCGTCGTTCCGACGGGACACCCGTCCCGGTCACCGGCACCGTCGTCGAGCCCACCGCGCCGTGGCGCGGCAAGGGTCCGCGACCGACTCTGGTCGTCGGGTCCGGAACGATCGGTCAGGGCGACCAGTGCGCCCCGTCGAAGCTGATGGGTCTGCCGATGGCGGTCGACCTCACGAAGCCGAGCATCTCGGTCAACTACACGGCACCTGAGATGTACTACATGCTCGTCCACGGCGTGCGGGTCTTCGTCACCGATTACGTCGGGATGGGCACGCCCGGTGTGCACACCTACGTCAACCGCGCCGAGTCCGGACAGGCCATGCTCGACGGTGCGCGGGCCGCGCTCGACCTCTCGGGCGCGCCCGCCGATGCGCCGGTCGGCTTCGCTGGGTACTCGCAGGGCGGGGGAGCCGCGGCGTCGGCCGCCGAACTCGCCGAGACCTACGCGCCCGAGCTGAACGTCCGCGCCACCTACGCCGGCGCACCCCCGGCCGACCTGGAGAAGGTCATCCCGGCGATCGACGGCACCACCATCGCGGGTGCGATCGGTTTCGCGATCAACGGACTGACCGAGCGGTATCCGAACGTCGCCGACGTGGTGCGCCGAGAGACCAATCCGACCGGCAAGGCCGCGCTGAAGCAGATCTCGACGAGTTGTATCGGCGACATCATCCCGGCCTTCGGTTTCCGCCGCGTCGAGACGTGGACGCGAACCGGTGAGACGCTGTCAGCCCTCATCGCGCGATCGCCGGGGCTGCAGGACGTGGTCCGGCAGCAGCGGATCGGACGCCTGAAGCCGAACGCGCCCGTCTTCGTCGAAGGCGGACTGCACGACGACGTGATCCCGTACGGCCAGGTCGCGCAGCTCGCCGCGGACTGGCGGGCGCAGGGCGCCGACGTCACCTTCGTCACCGATCCCACCCCGCCCATCCTGACCAAGTCGATCGTCAACCACGTCGTGCCCATGCTCGGGACATTCGTGCCCGGGATGGAATTCGTACTGACCGAGTTCCGGAAATAG
- a CDS encoding SipW-dependent-type signal peptide-containing protein produces the protein MSTMRAAARGFGRFLRSTRVRAVLSVGIVLGLGTVGTLAAWSATTTTTSGTFTTGTVDLWLDNVNATQAAPLSVPLGSALLPGQSAAVRVTVQSRGNVAATYTTKVRGTGTAGTAVQLAVVVGGTISGSTCTGTPTVPTMPLTGADAAILGTRGPLAAGTGAEILCLQFTLPATASNATQAATGGVVFTFDGTGVANV, from the coding sequence ATGAGCACGATGCGCGCGGCCGCACGTGGGTTCGGGCGATTCCTGCGGTCGACCCGCGTCCGTGCGGTGCTGTCGGTCGGGATCGTTCTCGGACTCGGCACAGTCGGGACACTGGCCGCCTGGTCGGCAACCACGACGACCACCTCCGGGACCTTCACCACCGGCACCGTCGATCTGTGGCTCGACAACGTGAACGCGACCCAGGCCGCGCCGCTGTCGGTGCCACTCGGGTCGGCGCTGCTGCCCGGACAATCCGCCGCGGTGCGTGTCACCGTCCAGAGTCGGGGCAATGTCGCCGCGACCTACACGACCAAGGTCCGAGGGACGGGCACGGCCGGTACCGCGGTACAACTCGCCGTCGTGGTCGGCGGCACCATCTCGGGATCGACGTGCACCGGCACCCCCACGGTTCCCACCATGCCGCTCACCGGCGCCGACGCCGCCATCCTCGGTACGCGCGGCCCACTCGCGGCCGGCACCGGAGCCGAGATCCTGTGCCTTCAGTTCACGCTGCCCGCAACGGCATCGAATGCCACCCAGGCCGCAACCGGCGGCGTCGTGTTCACCTTCGACGGCACAGGGGTGGCGAATGTCTGA
- a CDS encoding acyl-CoA dehydrogenase family protein, whose protein sequence is MTTDDAADARRVELRAAALRIADEVLFPAAGEVDRTGTVPEAHWQALADAGLYGMAAPVEAGGPGLEFGQITEILEVLTSGCLATAFTWIQHHGVVLALSRTTNADLRAEFLEATVAGRLRAGVAYAGVVPTPPRMSATATADGWLLSGHAPFVSGWGDLDLLQISARDAGTDDVVSAIVRMSDLLDGASARAVQATPVDLSAAAGTKTVSLRVDGLIVPVDRVVTRVGLAEFFANQNVGVRLNGTLPFGLLRRCTALLDISGHDREARALRERADVARTALDDGMADAAALLAARADAARLALDAAAALVSADGGRALVRGSHSERLFREAAFILVAASRPELKNALLQLFSGR, encoded by the coding sequence GTGACCACCGACGACGCCGCAGACGCACGACGCGTCGAGCTCCGGGCGGCCGCGCTCAGGATCGCCGATGAGGTCTTGTTCCCGGCGGCCGGAGAGGTGGACCGCACCGGCACAGTGCCCGAAGCGCACTGGCAGGCGCTGGCCGACGCCGGCCTGTACGGGATGGCCGCGCCGGTCGAGGCCGGTGGGCCGGGACTCGAGTTCGGTCAGATCACCGAGATCCTGGAGGTACTGACCAGCGGTTGTCTCGCCACCGCCTTCACCTGGATTCAGCATCACGGCGTCGTGTTGGCCCTGTCCCGGACCACGAACGCCGACCTACGAGCGGAATTCCTCGAAGCGACCGTGGCCGGACGACTGCGTGCGGGGGTCGCCTATGCCGGGGTCGTCCCCACGCCGCCACGGATGTCCGCGACGGCCACCGCCGACGGCTGGCTGCTCTCCGGTCACGCTCCCTTCGTCAGCGGCTGGGGCGACCTCGACCTCCTGCAGATCTCGGCACGCGACGCCGGCACCGACGATGTCGTGTCCGCGATCGTGCGCATGTCCGATCTCCTCGACGGCGCGTCGGCCCGCGCGGTGCAGGCCACACCCGTCGACCTGTCCGCTGCCGCCGGGACGAAGACGGTGTCGCTGCGCGTCGACGGCCTCATCGTCCCCGTCGATCGTGTGGTGACCCGAGTGGGCCTCGCGGAGTTCTTCGCGAACCAGAACGTCGGCGTCCGGCTCAACGGCACCCTCCCGTTCGGGCTCCTGCGCCGATGCACCGCGTTGCTCGACATCAGCGGGCACGACCGAGAAGCCCGTGCGCTGCGTGAGCGCGCCGACGTCGCGCGAACCGCACTCGACGACGGGATGGCGGATGCCGCCGCGTTGCTGGCAGCCCGGGCCGACGCCGCCCGCCTGGCACTCGACGCCGCGGCCGCGCTGGTGTCCGCGGACGGCGGACGCGCACTCGTGCGCGGGAGTCATTCCGAGCGACTGTTCCGCGAAGCCGCGTTCATCCTGGTCGCCGCGAGTCGACCGGAGCTGAAAAACGCGTTGCTGCAGCTCTTCAGCGGTAGGTGA
- a CDS encoding alternate-type signal peptide domain-containing protein, whose amino-acid sequence MNKKVSKGLFAAVAAVLLLLGGLGTYALWSDSETTDSGDVQTGTLDLTAVNAGQWQDVSNAAAPVDIDPATFRMVPGDVLQFTASYRVAAIGDNLTARITTTNQGTNVIPAALTDWVTVTNTATFGGAPIPSSVITTADNGKTVDVTVTVDFDRDTPDQVGINSTVNLSQLQVTLQQERA is encoded by the coding sequence GTGAACAAGAAGGTCAGCAAGGGTCTGTTCGCAGCGGTGGCGGCCGTGCTGCTGTTGCTGGGCGGCCTGGGCACCTACGCCCTGTGGAGCGACAGCGAGACCACCGACTCCGGCGACGTCCAGACCGGAACGCTCGACCTGACAGCAGTGAATGCGGGTCAGTGGCAGGATGTCTCGAATGCCGCGGCCCCGGTCGACATCGATCCGGCGACCTTCCGGATGGTGCCCGGTGACGTCCTGCAGTTCACCGCGAGCTACCGGGTCGCCGCGATCGGCGACAACCTGACCGCGCGCATCACCACGACGAATCAGGGCACCAACGTCATTCCGGCAGCGCTGACGGATTGGGTGACGGTCACGAACACCGCGACCTTCGGCGGCGCGCCCATTCCGAGCAGCGTGATCACGACGGCCGACAACGGAAAGACCGTGGACGTCACCGTCACGGTGGACTTCGATCGCGACACCCCCGATCAGGTGGGGATCAACTCGACGGTCAACCTCTCGCAGCTGCAGGTGACCCTGCAGCAGGAACGCGCCTGA